In one Lolium rigidum isolate FL_2022 chromosome 3, APGP_CSIRO_Lrig_0.1, whole genome shotgun sequence genomic region, the following are encoded:
- the LOC124694779 gene encoding uncharacterized protein LOC124694779, whose translation MISIEEPNAIKKSGHIAVVGDKVYFQCERSESIVEYNIGEQELSVVHLPIEDEDLPDIDLMGVHDGMLLFGTIVWPRLYLRSMEAGPSGAKDWARRRVIELKPVLPRALFLMSVVGFAEGVGAIFLSTQDGVYTIELSSGQSKSVHSKPIFGKVMPYMSFYTRGYMLR comes from the exons ATGATCTCCATCGAGGAACCGAATGCCATCAAGAAGTCGGGCCACATTGCTGTTGTGGGAGATAAGGTTTATTTCCAGTGTGAGCGTAGCGAAAGTATTGTGGAGTACAACATCGGTGAGCAAGAACTATCGGTGGTTCATCTGCCGATTGAAGATGAGGACCTGCCGGACATTGACCTCATGGGGGTGCACGACGGAATGCTGCTGTTTGGGACTATTGTGTGGCCTAGACTCTACCTCCGGTCAATGGAGGCTGGCCCCAGCGGAGCTAAAGATTGGGCACGACGCAGGGTCATTGAGCTCAAACCAGTGCTCCCTCGTGCCCTATTTTTAATGTCGGTGGTCGGTTTTGCGGAAGGTGTTGGTGCCATCTTCCTAAGTACACAGGATGGCGTGTACACAATTGAGCTCAGTTCGGGCCAAAGCAAGAGCGTACACAGTAAGCCAATCTTCGGAAAAGTCATGCCCTACATGAGCTTCTACACTAGAG GATATATGCTTCGCTAG